One segment of Parvularcula sp. IMCC14364 DNA contains the following:
- a CDS encoding IS5 family transposase (programmed frameshift) yields MSDLIWLSKEQLSRIEPYFPLSHGVPRVDDRRVLSGIIFVIRNGLRWRDAPKEYGPHKTLYNRFIRWSRLGVFDRIFSNLSAQGDVSETLMIDATHLKAHRTASSLLKKGLFPRHIGRTKGGLNSKLHAVVDNMGRPLIMCLTAGQTSDHIGAKLIYPALPEGAKTLIGDKGYDSDEFRSALTAKNIQPCIPPRKGRRHPAEFCETLYKQRHKVEIMFGRLKDWRRVATRYDRCAHTYFSSICIAATIIFWINQ; encoded by the exons ATGAGCGATTTGATTTGGTTATCGAAAGAGCAGTTGTCACGGATTGAGCCGTATTTTCCTTTATCCCATGGTGTTCCGCGCGTTGACGACAGGCGTGTATTGTCCGGGATCATCTTCGTGATCCGCAACGGTTTGCGCTGGCGTGATGCGCCGAAGGAATATGGTCCGCACAAGACTTTATACAATCGCTTTATCCGCTGGAGCCGCTTGGGCGTTTTTGATCGCATCTTTTCGAACCTGTCTGCGCAAGGGGACGTTTCCGAAACGCTGATGATTGACGCCACGCATTTGAAAGCCCATCGCACCGCGTCCAGCCTTTTAAAAAAGGGGCTTT TTCCCAGGCACATTGGACGCACAAAAGGCGGCTTGAACTCAAAACTTCACGCCGTTGTCGATAACATGGGACGCCCGCTGATCATGTGCCTGACGGCTGGACAGACAAGCGATCATATCGGCGCAAAGCTGATCTATCCGGCACTGCCGGAGGGCGCGAAAACCCTGATCGGCGACAAGGGTTACGATAGCGATGAGTTTCGCAGTGCTCTCACCGCTAAAAACATTCAGCCCTGCATCCCACCGCGAAAAGGACGGCGTCATCCAGCGGAGTTTTGCGAAACTCTCTATAAACAACGCCACAAAGTCGAGATCATGTTCGGAAGACTGAAAGACTGGCGGCGCGTCGCCACCCGCTATGACCGCTGTGCTCACACATACTTCTCAAGCATCTGCATCGCAGCTACGATAATCTTCTGGATCAATCAATGA
- the lpxC gene encoding UDP-3-O-acyl-N-acetylglucosamine deacetylase, whose product MQTTVRTSVSCAGTGLHCGEQVNMQLHPAPAGTGIIFRRIDLLTCNSLDAQAASLHQVSIKASPANVAGTQLGTSLVNDHGIEISTVEHLMAAFAGYGVDNVIVEVDNAELPIMDGSAEPFLKLIERAGLRQLNSPKFALRIKEKISVQDGDRWAYALPLDEDEVPGFNIDVLVDYIDPAIGKQRASMTVTPAEFQANVAPARTFCYLSDVEAMRARGLALGGSYDNAIVVNNGQIENEGGLRLSNEFASHKALDLLGDLYLLGMPLQGRVTAFKPGHDMNTRLARAILDNPDKVELVSVSNADAESVRAQA is encoded by the coding sequence ATGCAAACCACTGTCAGAACATCTGTCTCTTGTGCGGGGACAGGGCTGCATTGTGGTGAGCAGGTGAATATGCAACTGCATCCGGCACCCGCTGGCACCGGCATCATCTTCCGCCGCATCGATCTTCTGACCTGCAATAGCCTGGATGCGCAAGCCGCTTCCCTGCATCAGGTTTCCATCAAGGCCTCACCGGCAAATGTGGCTGGTACCCAGCTTGGGACGTCGCTGGTGAATGACCATGGTATCGAGATTTCCACTGTCGAGCATCTGATGGCAGCCTTCGCAGGCTATGGCGTTGATAATGTCATTGTCGAAGTGGACAATGCCGAGCTGCCGATCATGGACGGAAGTGCCGAGCCCTTCCTCAAGCTCATCGAGCGCGCGGGCCTGCGCCAGCTGAACAGCCCGAAATTTGCCTTGCGCATCAAGGAAAAAATCAGTGTCCAGGACGGGGACCGCTGGGCCTATGCGCTGCCGCTGGATGAAGATGAAGTCCCAGGTTTCAATATCGATGTGCTGGTCGATTATATCGACCCGGCCATTGGCAAGCAGCGTGCCTCAATGACCGTCACACCGGCAGAGTTTCAGGCCAATGTCGCCCCGGCGCGCACCTTCTGTTACCTGAGCGACGTGGAGGCCATGCGCGCGCGCGGTCTGGCGCTGGGTGGCTCCTATGATAATGCCATCGTTGTCAATAACGGCCAGATCGAGAATGAAGGCGGCCTGCGCCTCAGCAACGAATTCGCGTCCCACAAGGCATTGGACTTGCTGGGCGACCTCTACCTGCTTGGTATGCCGTTGCAGGGCCGCGTCACCGCCTTCAAGCCGGGCCATGACATGAACACGCGCCTTGCCAGAGCCATTCTCGACAATCCGGACAAGGTCGAGCTGGTCAGCGTCAGCAATGCCGATGCTGAAAGCGTCCGTGCGCAGGCCTGA
- the recN gene encoding DNA repair protein RecN → MDLDFSVRDNERLEVSGSADTLLGLADNGTPKAGNKKSKRSRSCASVRSRSALAQARLRELFIQDIVLIERLTIPLADGLTALTGETGAGKSIMLDALGLAMGARADKSLVRQGVASGIVSAAFDVPTGHAVWQALASNGFAEDIRDQGEIILRRVQEADGPSRAYINDQPVSISLLREIGAALIEVHGQHAGQGFLEVAAHRSLLDAFGGLEGQVSAVKAAWQRVQAARDTLDEKEAARDAALREADYLRHVVEELGALAPMADEEAALASRRAALMAAEKVAGEMEEAASLLNDDATERRLTSVLARLEKISPAGREAAGEASGAMTDTALMEVVTRIDAALTELAEARQTVSAALEKFQYDADELNTVEERLFALRAAARKYNVLPGDLHLHLQQSVEALNLLDRDEETFEILKKNLADAREAYGKRAEMLSAARRKAAAKLDKAVKKELEPLKLGKAVFKVEVQTGQDLAGATGIDRVQFLISTNPGAPLGPLKQIASGGELSRFVLALKAALMAQENRTVIIFDEVDAGIGGAVADAVGERLAKLAANAQVLVVTHAPQVAARARAHFQVAKSGSKKITTRIAVLSPEQRIDEIARMLSGAKITQEARAAAVRLLEQPATGAKKTTA, encoded by the coding sequence ATGGATCTGGATTTTTCAGTTCGGGATAATGAGCGTCTTGAGGTATCCGGCAGCGCCGATACCTTATTGGGGCTGGCAGATAACGGCACTCCTAAAGCCGGGAACAAAAAGTCAAAACGCAGCCGATCATGCGCCAGCGTGAGATCAAGGTCGGCCTTGGCACAAGCACGGCTCAGGGAGTTGTTCATTCAGGATATTGTCCTGATCGAGCGGCTCACAATCCCGCTCGCTGACGGCCTGACGGCGCTCACCGGTGAAACCGGGGCAGGAAAATCCATCATGCTTGATGCGTTGGGCCTGGCCATGGGGGCTCGGGCGGACAAGTCTCTTGTCCGGCAGGGGGTAGCATCAGGGATCGTCAGTGCCGCCTTTGATGTGCCGACGGGGCACGCAGTCTGGCAGGCGCTGGCCAGTAATGGATTTGCGGAAGATATCAGAGATCAGGGAGAGATCATCCTGCGCCGTGTGCAGGAGGCTGATGGTCCCTCCCGCGCCTATATCAACGACCAGCCTGTCAGCATCAGTCTGCTACGTGAGATTGGTGCCGCGCTGATCGAAGTGCATGGACAACATGCGGGTCAGGGGTTTCTCGAAGTTGCCGCCCATCGCAGTCTGCTGGATGCTTTTGGCGGTCTGGAAGGACAGGTCAGTGCGGTTAAAGCGGCGTGGCAGCGTGTGCAAGCTGCGCGCGACACGCTGGATGAGAAAGAGGCGGCGCGCGATGCCGCCCTGCGCGAGGCCGATTATCTGCGTCATGTGGTTGAGGAACTGGGTGCATTGGCCCCAATGGCAGATGAGGAAGCCGCGCTTGCATCCCGTCGTGCGGCACTCATGGCCGCCGAGAAGGTTGCCGGCGAGATGGAAGAAGCTGCCAGTTTGCTCAATGATGATGCGACGGAGCGTCGCCTGACCTCTGTTCTGGCGCGGTTGGAAAAAATTTCCCCGGCTGGGCGGGAGGCTGCGGGAGAAGCCTCGGGCGCGATGACAGATACAGCATTGATGGAGGTTGTGACGCGCATTGATGCAGCGCTGACCGAACTGGCGGAAGCGCGGCAGACTGTTTCAGCCGCGCTTGAGAAATTTCAATATGATGCTGACGAACTGAACACAGTAGAAGAGCGACTTTTTGCCCTGCGTGCAGCCGCCAGAAAATATAATGTCCTGCCGGGGGACCTTCATCTGCATCTGCAACAGTCCGTTGAGGCCCTCAATCTCCTGGACCGGGACGAAGAGACCTTCGAGATCCTGAAAAAAAATCTGGCTGACGCGCGAGAGGCCTATGGCAAGCGTGCAGAAATGCTCTCTGCTGCCCGGCGCAAGGCGGCAGCAAAACTCGACAAGGCTGTCAAAAAAGAGCTTGAGCCGCTGAAGCTCGGCAAAGCGGTGTTCAAGGTCGAGGTGCAGACAGGGCAGGACTTGGCCGGCGCGACGGGCATCGACCGGGTGCAGTTTCTGATCTCGACAAATCCCGGGGCGCCGCTTGGTCCCCTGAAGCAGATTGCCTCAGGGGGGGAGCTGTCACGCTTTGTTCTGGCGCTCAAGGCGGCACTGATGGCACAGGAAAACCGGACCGTGATCATTTTTGATGAAGTGGATGCCGGGATTGGCGGCGCCGTTGCGGATGCGGTGGGGGAGCGTCTTGCAAAGCTGGCGGCCAATGCGCAGGTACTTGTGGTAACACACGCGCCGCAGGTGGCCGCCCGTGCCCGGGCGCATTTTCAGGTGGCTAAATCCGGCAGTAAAAAAATTACCACCCGCATTGCTGTTCTTTCACCCGAGCAGCGCATTGATGAAATCGCCCGAATGCTGTCAGGTGCAAAAATTACACAGGAAGCGCGTGCCGCCGCCGTCCGGCTGCTCGAGCAACCTGCCACTGGAGCAAAGAAGACAACTGCCTGA
- a CDS encoding fimbria/pilus periplasmic chaperone: MRVTLSSSSGESAGVIRVRNTRPTDLPVEILVEKRLIAEDGTQTFVPADDDFIVFPPQALIAPQSTQSIRVQYIGEPSMAETIAYVMKVAEVPVVQEDATGITVAYNFGVALYIRADNPNATLTLSSIEKTDDNKLDFAIRNSGNDYGTTVGKTVVVETAHGRKQIDLTGKGVGNPLIPPNSVRTFSLDIGELDQDINLEGELTASIR; the protein is encoded by the coding sequence ATGCGGGTGACATTAAGCTCATCATCTGGTGAAAGCGCTGGGGTCATCCGTGTTCGCAATACAAGACCCACCGACCTGCCCGTAGAAATTCTGGTTGAAAAGAGACTGATTGCCGAGGATGGTACACAGACATTTGTGCCCGCCGACGATGATTTTATCGTTTTTCCACCCCAGGCATTGATCGCACCGCAAAGTACACAATCAATCCGGGTTCAGTATATCGGCGAGCCAAGCATGGCGGAAACCATTGCCTATGTGATGAAAGTTGCCGAGGTCCCAGTTGTTCAGGAAGATGCAACCGGGATAACTGTTGCTTACAATTTCGGGGTGGCACTTTATATTCGTGCTGATAACCCGAACGCTACTCTCACCTTATCCAGCATTGAAAAGACTGATGATAACAAACTGGATTTCGCCATCAGGAATAGCGGCAACGATTATGGCACCACTGTTGGCAAGACTGTAGTGGTCGAAACAGCCCACGGGCGCAAGCAGATTGATCTGACGGGCAAGGGTGTCGGCAATCCGTTGATTCCACCAAACTCAGTCAGAACTTTCAGCCTGGATATTGGGGAATTAGACCAGGACATCAATCTTGAGGGGGAGTTGACGGCGAGCATCAGGTAA
- a CDS encoding outer membrane protein assembly factor BamD: MRIATTVSVKALAAACALALGLAACSGNDTDARDKFAYVERPVEALYQEAVDNMERRRFDEAILFFDEVERQHPYSSWARRAMLMSAFVKYEQTQYEDALADIERFLSIHPGNKDAPYAYYLRAMCHYERIRDVERDQDITRNALEALNDVMRRYPDTEYARDARLKLDMTYDHLAGKEMEVGRFYLRRNQHVAAINRFNNVVDNFQTTSHTEEALHRLVEAYLELGVLPEAQRHAAILGYNYPGGEWYEDTYRLFRSRNLEDVFEAAQEQRTAQVDG, from the coding sequence ATGCGTATTGCAACCACTGTCTCTGTCAAAGCCCTTGCCGCCGCCTGCGCACTGGCTCTTGGTCTTGCTGCCTGCTCCGGTAACGACACGGACGCCCGGGATAAATTCGCGTATGTAGAGCGCCCGGTCGAGGCACTGTATCAGGAAGCTGTGGACAACATGGAGCGCCGTCGTTTCGACGAGGCGATCCTGTTCTTCGACGAGGTCGAGCGCCAGCATCCATATTCTTCATGGGCCCGCCGCGCCATGCTCATGTCAGCTTTCGTAAAATATGAGCAGACACAGTATGAAGACGCGCTGGCCGACATTGAGCGCTTCCTGTCTATTCACCCGGGCAACAAGGATGCACCGTATGCATATTACCTGCGCGCCATGTGCCATTACGAGCGCATCCGCGATGTGGAGCGTGATCAGGACATTACCCGAAATGCGCTGGAAGCCCTGAACGATGTCATGCGACGTTATCCGGACACGGAATATGCGCGCGATGCCCGCCTGAAGCTGGACATGACCTACGACCATCTGGCCGGCAAGGAAATGGAAGTGGGGCGCTTCTACCTGCGCCGCAACCAGCATGTCGCCGCGATCAACCGTTTCAATAATGTGGTCGATAATTTCCAGACCACCAGTCACACGGAAGAAGCGTTGCACCGTCTGGTCGAAGCCTATCTGGAACTGGGTGTCCTGCCAGAGGCGCAGCGCCATGCGGCAATCCTGGGGTACAATTATCCGGGTGGGGAATGGTATGAAGATACATATCGCCTGTTCCGCAGCCGCAATCTCGAGGACGTGTTCGAGGCCGCCCAGGAACAACGCACCGCCCAGGTCGACGGCTGA
- the ftsZ gene encoding cell division protein FtsZ → MPLNLSVPTVTELKPRISVIGVGGAGGNAVNNMIESQLEGVEFVVANTDAQAVGLALADHKIQLGTALTQGLGAGSQPEVGQAAAEESLAEVMDLISGSNMLFITAGMGGGTGTGAAPVIAKAARERNILTVGVVTKPFHFEGARRMRIADAGILELQKYVDTLLIIPNQNLFRIADDNTTFADAFAMADEVLHSGVRGITDLMIVPGLINLDFADVRSVMSEMGKAMMGTGEAEGDKRASEAAEAAISNPLLDEVSMKGARGVLINITGGMDMKLFEVDEAANRIRSEVDPDANIIVGSTFSSELEGKMRVSVVATGIDAEQRLVVSNQTAQGTAPVAPPVQQEARPWLGAIAPATTVDVPDLPMSDLSVSDDGDVTIPATHELFTEEPAAPASNVGQARATETGHVPAAASLAATEEATNPVGDVHERIRKLLTEDADEADTGTLRPATEAGNKGLRNPFREEQKSNRSPLNSAVNLLKETFGVDQPATPPARKQQPRRKSEADDLFREERDPDLEIPAFLRRKNGR, encoded by the coding sequence ATGCCCCTGAACCTGAGTGTGCCAACCGTGACTGAACTGAAACCCCGCATTTCTGTGATTGGCGTCGGTGGCGCTGGTGGCAATGCGGTCAACAACATGATTGAGAGCCAGCTGGAAGGCGTGGAATTCGTCGTGGCCAACACGGACGCGCAGGCGGTTGGTCTGGCGCTGGCGGATCACAAGATCCAGCTTGGCACCGCCTTGACGCAAGGCCTCGGCGCAGGGTCCCAGCCGGAAGTCGGCCAGGCCGCCGCAGAGGAGAGCCTGGCGGAAGTCATGGACCTCATTTCCGGCTCCAACATGCTGTTCATTACCGCCGGCATGGGCGGTGGCACGGGCACCGGTGCGGCGCCCGTCATCGCCAAGGCAGCGCGTGAGCGGAATATTCTCACCGTGGGTGTCGTCACCAAGCCATTCCATTTTGAAGGCGCGCGGCGGATGCGCATTGCTGATGCAGGCATTCTGGAGTTGCAGAAATATGTCGATACGCTGCTGATTATCCCGAACCAGAACCTGTTCCGCATTGCCGATGACAACACAACCTTCGCCGATGCTTTTGCCATGGCCGATGAAGTGCTGCATTCCGGTGTGCGCGGCATTACCGACCTGATGATCGTTCCTGGCCTGATCAATCTTGACTTTGCCGATGTGCGCTCTGTCATGTCCGAAATGGGCAAGGCGATGATGGGCACTGGCGAGGCAGAAGGCGACAAGCGTGCCTCGGAGGCGGCAGAAGCGGCGATCTCCAATCCGCTGCTGGATGAAGTTTCCATGAAAGGCGCGCGCGGTGTTCTCATCAACATCACCGGCGGCATGGACATGAAACTGTTTGAGGTCGATGAGGCCGCCAACCGTATTCGCTCGGAAGTTGATCCCGATGCGAACATTATTGTCGGTTCTACCTTCTCCAGTGAACTGGAAGGCAAGATGCGCGTGTCCGTGGTTGCCACCGGCATTGACGCAGAGCAGAGGCTGGTCGTGTCGAACCAGACTGCGCAGGGCACAGCGCCTGTTGCACCGCCTGTCCAGCAAGAAGCCCGCCCATGGCTGGGCGCGATTGCCCCGGCCACAACAGTGGACGTGCCGGACTTGCCCATGTCTGATCTCTCGGTTTCTGATGACGGCGATGTGACCATTCCGGCCACACATGAACTGTTCACGGAAGAACCAGCGGCACCTGCATCAAATGTGGGTCAGGCAAGGGCCACTGAAACCGGGCACGTGCCTGCCGCCGCCAGCCTTGCCGCCACAGAAGAGGCGACAAACCCGGTCGGCGATGTGCATGAGCGTATCCGCAAATTGCTGACAGAAGATGCCGATGAAGCAGACACCGGTACCCTGCGCCCGGCGACAGAAGCGGGCAACAAAGGATTGCGCAATCCGTTCCGTGAGGAGCAGAAGTCAAACCGCTCGCCACTCAACTCGGCCGTCAATCTGTTGAAAGAGACTTTCGGCGTGGACCAGCCCGCCACGCCCCCAGCGCGCAAACAGCAACCGCGCCGCAAGTCGGAAGCAGATGACCTGTTCCGCGAAGAGCGTGATCCGGATCTCGAAATTCCGGCCTTCCTGCGACGCAAGAACGGCCGCTAG
- the ligA gene encoding NAD-dependent DNA ligase LigA, whose product MTDPVKSTQPKDALKKKSVEALTREEASEELARLAAEIAQHDVAYHQKDAPQISDAEYDFLRRRNELIEERFPKLVREDSPSKKIGAKPSGRFEKVKHTVPMLSLGNAFNDEEALKFDESVRKFLNVPDEDALAYVAEPKIDGLSASLRYEDGHFVLGATRGDGQEGENITLNLLTMQAIPREIKNAPEVLEVRGEVYMAKADFLALNAAQEKKGEKVFANPRNAAAGFLRQKDPANTARVPLGFFAYTWGAVSAPFAQTQWDALQKFSEWGFATNPDTALCQNMQEVLDAYRGIERQRASLEYDIDGVVYKVNRLDYQERLGFRSRTPRWATAHKFPAEQATTILEEIDIQVGRTGALTPVAKLQPVTVGGVVVSNATLHNEDEIARKDVRKGDTVVVQRAGDVIPQIVEVILSERKKGAKKFQPLEACPICGSHAVRDINANTGKEDAVRRCTGGLICPAQAVERLKHFVSRQALDIDGLGAKQIEAFFTDGLVKEPADIFTLEMRDKKSLTPLRNREGYGETSVRNLFAGINDRRAPDLARLIFALGIRHVGETTGRLLAQTYGSFEAFQIAAKKIAAGDQAATDELIAVDGIGGTVVAALGDFFVEQHNLEAVERLLAEISPQVAEKVQSDSPVSGKTVVFTGKLELMTRDEAKARASALGAKVSGSVSAKTDILVAGPGAGSKLTKAQELGIQTMTEEEWLTLIGTT is encoded by the coding sequence ATGACAGACCCGGTCAAAAGCACACAGCCAAAAGACGCCCTGAAAAAAAAATCTGTAGAAGCCCTGACCCGAGAGGAAGCCAGCGAGGAATTGGCGCGGCTCGCAGCAGAAATAGCGCAGCATGACGTGGCCTATCATCAGAAGGATGCACCGCAGATCAGCGATGCTGAATATGATTTCCTGCGTCGCCGTAATGAGCTGATCGAGGAGCGCTTCCCAAAACTGGTGCGCGAGGACAGTCCGTCAAAAAAAATCGGGGCGAAGCCGTCAGGCCGGTTCGAGAAAGTAAAGCATACGGTGCCGATGCTCTCTCTGGGCAATGCGTTCAATGATGAGGAAGCGCTGAAGTTTGATGAGAGCGTCCGCAAATTCCTGAATGTGCCGGATGAGGATGCCCTGGCCTATGTTGCCGAGCCCAAGATTGACGGTCTCTCAGCCAGTTTGCGGTACGAGGACGGGCATTTCGTCCTGGGTGCAACGCGCGGGGACGGGCAGGAAGGCGAGAATATTACCCTCAACCTGCTGACCATGCAGGCGATCCCCCGGGAAATAAAAAATGCGCCGGAAGTGCTGGAAGTGCGCGGCGAGGTCTATATGGCCAAAGCGGATTTCCTTGCCCTGAACGCGGCGCAGGAAAAAAAAGGCGAGAAGGTCTTTGCCAATCCTCGCAACGCCGCTGCCGGTTTTTTGCGCCAGAAAGACCCGGCCAATACAGCCCGCGTGCCCCTCGGTTTTTTTGCCTATACATGGGGCGCTGTTTCAGCCCCCTTCGCGCAAACCCAGTGGGATGCCTTGCAAAAATTTTCCGAGTGGGGCTTTGCCACCAATCCGGACACAGCTCTTTGTCAGAACATGCAAGAGGTGCTCGACGCCTATCGCGGGATAGAGCGGCAGCGTGCCAGCCTCGAATATGATATTGATGGCGTCGTCTACAAGGTGAACCGGCTCGATTATCAGGAGCGTTTGGGCTTCCGCTCGCGCACCCCGCGCTGGGCAACGGCGCACAAATTTCCCGCAGAGCAGGCGACGACCATTCTGGAAGAGATTGATATTCAGGTCGGGCGCACAGGGGCCCTCACGCCCGTTGCCAAGTTGCAGCCGGTCACGGTTGGCGGCGTCGTTGTCTCCAACGCCACATTGCACAATGAAGACGAGATCGCCCGCAAGGATGTGCGCAAGGGCGACACTGTTGTTGTGCAACGCGCCGGTGATGTGATCCCGCAGATCGTGGAGGTCATCCTTTCAGAACGCAAAAAAGGCGCAAAAAAATTTCAGCCCCTTGAGGCGTGCCCCATCTGTGGCAGCCATGCCGTGCGGGATATCAATGCCAACACGGGCAAGGAGGATGCCGTGCGGCGGTGCACGGGCGGGCTCATCTGTCCGGCACAGGCGGTAGAGCGCCTGAAACATTTTGTCTCCCGTCAGGCACTCGATATTGATGGTCTGGGGGCAAAGCAGATCGAAGCATTCTTCACGGATGGTCTGGTAAAAGAGCCAGCGGATATTTTCACGCTGGAAATGCGCGATAAAAAAAGCCTTACGCCGCTCAGAAACCGCGAGGGTTATGGCGAAACATCCGTGCGCAATCTCTTTGCCGGCATCAATGACCGCCGCGCGCCGGATCTTGCGCGGCTCATTTTTGCTCTTGGCATCCGCCATGTGGGGGAAACCACAGGCCGCCTGCTCGCGCAGACCTATGGCAGTTTCGAGGCTTTTCAGATCGCGGCAAAAAAAATCGCTGCTGGCGATCAGGCAGCAACGGATGAGTTGATTGCCGTTGATGGCATCGGCGGAACCGTTGTGGCAGCCCTGGGCGATTTTTTCGTGGAGCAGCATAATCTCGAAGCTGTCGAGAGACTGCTCGCGGAAATATCACCGCAGGTCGCAGAAAAAGTACAGTCAGACAGTCCCGTGTCGGGTAAAACGGTTGTGTTCACCGGCAAGCTGGAGCTGATGACACGCGATGAGGCAAAAGCCCGCGCCAGTGCCCTTGGGGCAAAAGTATCAGGCTCTGTCTCGGCCAAAACCGATATTCTTGTGGCTGGCCCCGGCGCCGGGTCAAAACTGACCAAGGCACAGGAACTTGGTATTCAGACGATGACAGAGGAAGAATGGCTGACCCTTATCGGCACTACATGA